Proteins from a genomic interval of Channa argus isolate prfri chromosome 11, Channa argus male v1.0, whole genome shotgun sequence:
- the LOC137136297 gene encoding natterin-3-like isoform X2, producing MTTSMRFSVLLLLLPLLAVTSAAPQEIVPDTSQLQNVSVLNPDLENGIHQVPVNDTTLANLNHSNFKKVQYRSSFFTLTNTNLQWVTWPGSLPNGVVSIYNEYEGRTDYVCNYECSAGFYNPSLGSYCRYAYGKKEKLGSSFQILVNKDQLELLEWKDDSYGSVPLNSINTCPGSNTFVGKNKYGLGKVVPQDKAFFLPYKETMRKSTTTNNGCQEVVKTVTLTKKTEVEQRWDSSFIIAVGVKTTISAQIPNIISSGIDISAGIEFSTEKTQQFSKGTTVVESIDHSVSVQLKVPPNSTCTVKMVGYKYKANIPFTAHLKRTFKNGEIREASITGTYNKVQVGEVVTRVERCVPIPNARPCV from the exons TCTCTGTTCTGAACCCAGATCTAGAGAACGGGATCCACCAAGTCCCTGTCAATGACACAACGTTGGCCAATCTGAATCATTCCAACTTCAAGAAAGTCCAGTACCGTTCGTCCTTCTTCactctgacaaacacaaaccttcAGTGGGTGACATGGCCTGGTTCATTACCAAATGGAGTTGTTTCAATTTACAATGAGTATGAGGGTCGGACAGACTACGTCTGTAACTATGAGTGTTCAGCCGGCTTCTACAACCCCAGCTTGGGGTCTTATTGTCGCTACGCCtatggcaaaaaagaaaaacttggtTCTTCATTTCAGATTCTTGTAAACAAAGATCAGCTTGAGCTTCTGGAGTGGAAAGATGATTCATATGGTTCTGTGCCTTTGAATTCCATTAACACCTGCCCTGGGTCGAACACGTTTGTAGGCAAGAATAAGTACGGACTTGGGAAGGTGGTTCCACAGGATAAAGCATTCTTCCTTCCCTATAAAG AGACCATGCGGAAATCCACTACCACCAACAATGGCTGCCAGGAAGTGGTAAAAACCGTTACACTGACAAAGAAAACCGAAGTGGAGCAGAGGTGGGACTCCAGCTTTATCATCGCAGTGGGTGTTAAGACCACCATCAGTGCCCAAATCCCTAATATTATCTCATCAGGTATTGATATCTCAGCAGGTATTGAGTTCAGCACCGAGAAAACGCAGCAGTTCTCCAAAGGAACCACAGTGGTGGAGTCGATTGAtcactctgtgtctgtgcagctCAAAGTCCCACCAAACAGCACCTGTACAGTCAAAATGGTGGGATACAAGTACAAGGCCAACATCCCCTTCACCGCACATTTGAAACGCACCTTCAAGAACGGGGAGATCAGAGAGGCGTCCATCACTGGGACGTATAACAAGGTCCAGGTTGGAGAGGTTGTGACTCGGGTGGAGCGCTGTGTACCTATTCCTAATGCCAGGCCGTGTGTGTGA
- the LOC137136297 gene encoding natterin-3-like isoform X1: MTTSMRFSVLLLLLPLLAVTSAAPQEIVPDTSQLQNVSVLNPDLENGIHQVPVNDTTLANLNHSNFKKVQYRSSFFTLTNTNLQWVTWPGSLPNGVVSIYNEYEGRTDYVCNYECSAGFYNPSLGSYCRYAYGKKEKLGSSFQILVNKDQLELLEWKDDSYGSVPLNSINTCPGSNTFVGKNKYGLGKVVPQDKAFFLPYKGKEYRYKKYQVLTVNKDVRNDHISNVKYETAKIVQYPPETMRKSTTTNNGCQEVVKTVTLTKKTEVEQRWDSSFIIAVGVKTTISAQIPNIISSGIDISAGIEFSTEKTQQFSKGTTVVESIDHSVSVQLKVPPNSTCTVKMVGYKYKANIPFTAHLKRTFKNGEIREASITGTYNKVQVGEVVTRVERCVPIPNARPCV; encoded by the coding sequence TCTCTGTTCTGAACCCAGATCTAGAGAACGGGATCCACCAAGTCCCTGTCAATGACACAACGTTGGCCAATCTGAATCATTCCAACTTCAAGAAAGTCCAGTACCGTTCGTCCTTCTTCactctgacaaacacaaaccttcAGTGGGTGACATGGCCTGGTTCATTACCAAATGGAGTTGTTTCAATTTACAATGAGTATGAGGGTCGGACAGACTACGTCTGTAACTATGAGTGTTCAGCCGGCTTCTACAACCCCAGCTTGGGGTCTTATTGTCGCTACGCCtatggcaaaaaagaaaaacttggtTCTTCATTTCAGATTCTTGTAAACAAAGATCAGCTTGAGCTTCTGGAGTGGAAAGATGATTCATATGGTTCTGTGCCTTTGAATTCCATTAACACCTGCCCTGGGTCGAACACGTTTGTAGGCAAGAATAAGTACGGACTTGGGAAGGTGGTTCCACAGGATAAAGCATTCTTCCTTCCCTATAAAGGTAAAGAGTACCGGTACAAGAAGTACCAGGTCCTGACTGTTAACAAAGACGTACGAAACGATCACATATCTAATGTCAAGTACGAGACTGCTAAAATCGTTCAATATCCTCCAGAGACCATGCGGAAATCCACTACCACCAACAATGGCTGCCAGGAAGTGGTAAAAACCGTTACACTGACAAAGAAAACCGAAGTGGAGCAGAGGTGGGACTCCAGCTTTATCATCGCAGTGGGTGTTAAGACCACCATCAGTGCCCAAATCCCTAATATTATCTCATCAGGTATTGATATCTCAGCAGGTATTGAGTTCAGCACCGAGAAAACGCAGCAGTTCTCCAAAGGAACCACAGTGGTGGAGTCGATTGAtcactctgtgtctgtgcagctCAAAGTCCCACCAAACAGCACCTGTACAGTCAAAATGGTGGGATACAAGTACAAGGCCAACATCCCCTTCACCGCACATTTGAAACGCACCTTCAAGAACGGGGAGATCAGAGAGGCGTCCATCACTGGGACGTATAACAAGGTCCAGGTTGGAGAGGTTGTGACTCGGGTGGAGCGCTGTGTACCTATTCCTAATGCCAGGCCGTGTGTGTGA